One window of the Vigna radiata var. radiata cultivar VC1973A chromosome 1, Vradiata_ver6, whole genome shotgun sequence genome contains the following:
- the LOC106756405 gene encoding kinesin-like protein KIN-14P, with protein sequence MNPPSDKHNIEPRDLGNSGSNINNGVNSPQRKVLSGTKLQRGLHSPLMAEDQNISVYDTYFTPYAEPSPTLINQVGSNKFPEVFRVKQGSYADHPSAKISELMKSTSLDNAPTQSLLSVVNGILEESVERRNGEIPQRVACLLRKVVQEIERRISTQAEHLKTQNNIFKAREEKYHSRIRVLEALASGTEEEREIVNINQLQRLKSERIEKEEKKRECDKEVIRYIKELKDKTKEISTLKQKLETMKKTYEVQCSQMEQKTKEENRADGKEINRYINELEDKTMEISTLNQKLETLKKTCEEQRLQLEAKAEEGKMTDEKDVMKMLEDKNNEISTLRKNLETLETISKTYEVQSSQLKAQVEEKNMRDGTDSIRYIKELEDKNVEISTLKQKLDKLETMAKTYEVQCSQLKAKVEEKNMTDGKDSIRYIKELDDKNMEISILIKKLETMKKEYEVQCSRWEAKVEEEKSEEGKEVSRYIKELEDKDMEISTLRQRLETVTKTYEVQCSELKAKAEEEKMANGKEAMSYIKELEDKNKEISAYRQELETMKKQYEVQCSKLKAKTEEEKIANGNETIRYIKELEEKNMEISAFKQELETMKKTHEIQCSELKANAEEEKMANGREIIKYTKELEDKNMEILAFKQELETTKETYEAQCSELKAKAQDEKMANEKEIMKYMKEVEDKNMEVSSFKQELETTKKTHEVRCSEWEAKVEAGKEELKKKSQEYENLLEKLRNKVKENETLYEAKYQKWMQKENQIRKDVNFQFSSIKTLKLSWESIKQDALKEQIIYSEECKKLGVNLKPLVDAAENYQIVLAENRKLFNEVQELKGNIRVYCRLRPFLPGQKEKQSIVEHIGETDLVVANPSKPGKEGLRTFKFNKVFGPTSTQAGVYADIQAFIRSVLDGYNVCIFAYGQTGSGKTYTMSGPNNATPESVGVNYRALDDLFSISTSRKSSIEYEIGVQVIEIYNEQVRDLLTTDASKKLGILSNAQANGLAVPDATMQPVKSPEDVIKLMDIGLKNRAKGSTAMNERSSRSHSVVSIHVRGMDKKAGSSLHGNLHLVDLAGSERVDRSEVTGDRLKEAQHINKSLSALGDVIFALSQKSSHVPYRNSKLTQLLQTSLGGQAKTLMLVQINSDVKSFSESLSTLKFAERVSGVELGAAKSSKEGRDVRELMEQVASLKDTISIKDEEIEKLQLLKDLKNVYPGANSENSETA encoded by the exons ATGAATCCACCATCAGATAAACACAATATAGAACCCAGAGACCTGGGCAATTCAGGTTCAAATATCAATAATGGAGTTAACTCACCCCAGAGGAAGGTTTTGTCAGGAACAAAGCTGCAACGTGGTTTACACAGTCCACTTATGGCAG AAGACCAAAATATTAGTGTGTATGATACTTATTTCACACCTTATGCAGAGCCATCACCAACGTTAATAAACCAAGTAGGTTCTAACAAGTTTCCTGAGGTGTTTCGAGTAAAACAAGGAAGCTATGCTGATCATCCTTCAGCCAAAATTTCAGAACTGATGAAATCAACTAGCTTGGAT AATGCTCCTACTCAGTCGCTTTTGAGTGTGGTGAATGGTATTTTGGAAGAAAGTGTTGAAAGAAGAAATGGCGAAATACCCCAA CGTGTGGCTTGCTTATTGAGAAAGGTTGTGCAAGAGATTGAGCGACGTATATCGACTCAAGCAGAACATTTAAAAACT caaaacaatatttttaaggCCCGTGAAGAAAAATATCACTCAAGAATCAGAGTCCTTGAAGCTCTTGCATCTGGAACTGAGGAAGAAAGAGAG ATTGTTAACATAAACCAACTTCAACGTTTGAAG TCTGAGAggattgaaaaagaagaaaagaag aggGAATGCGACAAAGAGgttattagatatattaaagAGTTGAAGGATAAGACTAAGGAGATTTCAACATTGAAACAAAAGCTGGAAACGatgaaaaaaacatatgaaGTACAATGTTCACAGATGGAACAAAAAACTAAGGAGGAAAATAGAGCAGATGGCAAAGAGATTAATAGATATATTAACGAGTTAGAGGACAAAACTATGGAAATTTCAACATTAAATCAGAAACTAGAAACACTGAAAAAAACGTGTGAAGAGCAACGCTTACAATTAGAAGCAAAAGCCGAGGAGGGAAAGATGACAGATGAGAAAGatgtaatgaaaatgttagaggacaaaaacaatgaaatttcAACGTTGAGGAAAAACCTAGAAACActagaaacaatatcaaaaaCATATGAAGTACAGAGTTCACAGTTGAAAGCACAAGTTGAGGAGAAGAACATGAGAGATGGAACAGATTCTATCAGATATATTAAAGAATTAGAGGACAAAAACGTGGAAATTTCAACGTTGAAGCAAAAACTAGACAAACTAGAAACGATGGCAAAAACATATGAAGTACAGTGTTCACAGTTGAAAGCAAAAGTTGAGGAGAAGAACATGACAGATGGAAAAGATTCTATCAGATATATTAAAGAGTTGGATGACAAAAATATGGAAATTtcaatactaataaaaaaactagAGACAATGAAAAAAGAATATGAAGTACAATGCTCAAGGTGGGAGGCAAAAGTTGAGGAGGAAAAGAGCGAAGAGGGTAAAGAGGTTAGTAGATATATTAAAGAGCTAGAGGACAAAGATATGGAAATTTCAACACTGAGGCAAAGACTAGAAACAGTGACAAAAACATACGAAGTACAATGCTCAGAACTGAAAGCAAAAGCTGAGGAGGAAAAGATGGCAAATGGAAAAGAGGCTATGAGTTATATTAAAGAGTTGGAGGACAAAAATAAGGAAATTTCTGCATATAGGCAAGAATTGGAAACAATGAAAAAACAATATGAAGTTCAATGCTCAAAGTTGAAAGCAAAAACTGAAGAGGAAAAAATAGCAAATGGGAATGAGACTATTAGATATATCAAAGAGCTAGAGGAAAAAAATATGGAGATTTCAGCATTTAAACAGGAGCtagaaacaatgaaaaaaacacATGAAATTCAGTGCTCAGAACTGAAAGCAAACGCTGAAGAGGAAAAAATGGCGAATGGGAGAGAAATTATCAAATATACCAAAGAGCTAGAGGACAAAAATATGGAAATTTTAGCGTTTAAGCAAGAACTAGAAACAACGAAAGAAACATATGAAGCACAATGCTCAGAACTGAAAGCAAAAGCTCAAGATGAAAAAATGGcgaatgagaaagaaattatgaaatatatgaaAGAAGTAGAGGACAAAAATATGGAAGTTTCATCGTTTAAGCAAGAACTAGAAACAACGAAAAAAACACATGAAGTACGATGCTCAGAATGGGAAGCAAAAGTGGAGGCTGGTAAAGAAGAGCTGAAAAAGAAATCAcaagaatatgaaaatttgttgGAAAAACTAAGAAATAAGGTTAAAGAGAATGAAACCCTTTACGAGGCAAAATATCAGAAGTGGATGCAGAAAGAGAACCAGATACGAAAAGATGTGAATTTTCAGTTCAGTTCCATAAAG ACATTGAAATTATCATGGGAATCTATTAAGCAAGATGCTTTGAAAGAGCAAATTATTTACTCTGAGGAATGTAAAAAATTAG GTGTAAATCTGAAACCACTAGTAGATGCAGCTGAGAATTATCAAATAGTTCTTGCAGAAAACCGAAAACTGTTCAATGAAGTTCAAGAATTAAAAG GAAATATAAGAGTCTATTGTCGACTTAGACCATTTCTTCCTGGtcaaaaggaaaaacaatcTATTGTGGAACACATTGGTGAAACTGATTTGGTTGTGGCAAATCCTTCCAAACCAGGAAAGGAAGGCCTTAGAACATTTAAGTTCAATAAGGTCTTTGGTCCAACCTCAACTCAAG CTGGGGTGTATGCTGACATACAAGCCTTTATACGATCAGTATTGGATGGGTATAACGTATGTATATTTGCTTATGGTCAAACTGGTTCAGGGAAAACTTACACAATG AGTGGTCCAAATAATGCAACACCAGAGAGTGTTGGTGTTAACTATAGAGCTCTTGATGATCTCTTCAGCATATCCACAAGCAGAAAAAGCTCCATAGAGTATGAGATTGGTGTTCAAGTAATTGAGATATACAATGAACAAGTTCGAGACTTATTAACAACTGATGCTTCAAAGAA ACTTGGGATACTGAGTAATGCTCAAGCAAACGGATTAGCAGTGCCTGATGCTACCATGCAACCTGTGAAATCACCTGAAGATGTCATAAAGCTAATGGACATTGGTCTGAAAAATAGAGCTAAGGGTTCGACAGCTATGAATGAAAGAAGTAGTCGTTCTCACAG TGTGGTCTCAATTCATGTTCGTGGGATGGATAAAAAGGCTGGTTCCTCTCTTCATGGTAATCTTCATTTGGTAGATTTAGCAGGAAGTGAAAGAGTTGATCGGTCTGAAGTAACTGGGGATAGACTCAAGGAAGCACAACATATTAACAAATCACTATCTGCTCTTGGAGATGTCATTTTTGCACTTTCTCAGAAGAGTTCTCATGTGCCATATAGAAATAGCAAGCTCACTCAACTTCTGCAAACATCTCTTG GTGGTCAAGCAAAAACACTCATGTTGGTCCAAATTAACTCTGATGTAAAGTCCTTCTCTGAATCTTTGAGTACTTTAAAGTTTGCTGAGAGAGTTTCTGGAGTTGAGTTAGGAGCTGCTAAAAGTAGTAAAGAAGGAAGAGATGTTAGAGAATTAATGGAACAG GTGGCTTCTTTGAAGGATACAATTTCTATTAAAGATGAGGAGATTGAGAAGTTACAATTACTTAAGGATCTAAAAAATGTATATCCTGGTGCTAATTCTGAGAACAGTGAAACTGCCTAA
- the LOC106763478 gene encoding uncharacterized protein LOC106763478, translating into MNQCGYQQKKTLTTCEEMRMESVVCPKPRRLGLMNHTTFDNHIRPFRPPFINYQSEIEDSGVGAELMDIILPKRSGGQLASSPPFYCGSPPSRASNPVIQDEQFGNGIENFGPFSLAPPSPSSSARGCVRMKFGHTPAAVRIEGFDCLSRDRRNCSISAVA; encoded by the exons atgaatcagTGTGGTTATCAGCAGAAGAAGACCTTGACAACCTGCGAGGAGATGAGGATGGAATCAGTGGTGTGCCCTAAACCTCGAAGATTGGGCCTCATGAACCACACAACCTTTGATAACCACATCAGACCCTTCAGGCCACCCTTTATCAA CTACCAATCAGAAATTGAAGATTCAGGAGTTGGGGCTGAGCTTATGGACATCATTCTCCCTaag AGATCTGGAGGGCAATTGGCCTCATCACCCCCATTTTACTGTGGATCTCCACCCAGCAGAGCCTCAAACCCTGTGATTCAAGATGAGCAATTTGGTAATGGTATTGAGAATTTTGGTCCATTCAGCTTGGCACCCCCTTCACCATCTTCCTCAGCAAGAGGTTGTGTGAGGATGAAGTTTGGTCACACACCAGCTGCAGTGAGGATCGAAGGTTTTGATTGCCTCAGCAGGGATAGGCGCAACTGCAGCATTTCTGCCGTtgcttaa